The genomic DNA TTCGGCCGGCCCCAGGTGTTGACGGTATGGGCAATGGAGTACTGGCGCAGCAGGTCCATGTCCTCCTCGGGCACGCCCAGGAAATGCAGCGCCACCGTCAGCGGCACCTCCCACAGCATCTGGTCGACCAGGTCGGCGCGGCCATCGTCGATAAAGCGGTCGACATACTCCCGCGTCAGGCGCCGCACCAGCGGCTCGTGGTGCGCCAGTTCGGCAGGCGTGAACGGCGCCATCAGCGCGCGCCGGCGCGGCATGTGGGCCGGCTCGTCCTCGTTGACCAGGGTGCGGTTCATGGCGTAGCCGTAGCTGGCCAGCACGGCGTTGGCCTCGTCGCCGGTGGGGGTGATCTTTTCCAGCGCGATCGACGGGCTGAAGGTCAGGTTGTCGCGGAAGATCGCCTTGATGTCGTGGTAGCGCGTGACCACCCAGTAGCCCAGCTGCGGGCTGTAGAACACCGGCTCCTGCTCGCGCGACCAGCGCACGTATTCGGGCGGGTCCTGCTGGTAGCCGTCGCCGAAGGGATCGAACTGCGCCGCGTTGTGGCTGACCGGGCAGCCGTTGGGTGCGGTCAGCGTGCTGTGGTCGATCGGACAGCCGCCGCGGGCGGCGCCGGGGGAGGGGATGGTCATGCTACGGACTCCTGGCAGGCATCGATGCCTGGCAAAAAGCGCTGGCCGTCCGGGCGTGCCGCAGGCCAGCCGGTGTTGCGTCCGGACTCAGTTGTCCAGCGTGATCTTCAGGTCGCGGATCAGCCTGGTCCAGCGGCCGGACTCGCTGCGCAGCAGCTCGCTGAACTGCGCCGGCGTATTGCCCACGGGCTCGACGCCGAAGTCCACCAGCCGCTTGTTGACGGCCGGCTCGCGGATGGCCGCGACCACGTCCTTGTTGAGCGCATTGATCACCTCCGGCGGAGTGCCGGCCGGCACCACCATGCCCACCAGCGCGGCGGCTTCGACGCGCGGATAGCCCAGCTCGGCGAAGGTCGGCACCTCCGGCAGCTGCGGCAGGCGGGTGGCATTGGCCACGGCCAGCGGGCGCACCTTGCCGCCCTTGATGAAGCCGGCGCCGGCGGCGTAGTCCACCATCATCGCGGCGACCTGGCCGGCGGCCACGTCCGACAGCGCGGGCGCGGCGCCGCGGTACGGCGCATGCGTCATCGGCAGGCCGGCCTCCACCTTCAGCAGCTCCATCGCCAGGTGGTGCGGGCTGCCCGCGCCGGCCGAGCCGTAGTTGATGCCGCCCTGCGTGGCCTTGGCCTGCGCGATGAATTCCTTGGCCGTCTTGGCCGGGCTGCCGGCACCGACCACCAGGATCATCGGGAAGCGGCCCAGCAGCGTCACCGGGGCCAGGTCCTTGGCAGGGCTGTAGGACAGCGACTTGTACAGCACGGGATTGAACACCAGCGTGCCGTTGTCGGCCGACAGCACGGTATAGCCGTCGGCAGCCGCGCGCGCGGTCTCGGCCGCGCCGATGGCGGTATTGCCGCCGGGCTTGTTGTCCACCACCACCGGTTGTCCCACCTTGGCCGACAGGCCCTGGCCGATGGTGCGCGCGAGGAAATCCGAGCCACCACCGGCAGCGTACGGGACGATCCAGCGGATCGGCTTGGCGGATAGGGATCGGCGGCGTGGGCGGCGTTCGCGGCCAGCATCGGCAAGGTCAGCGCGCCAAGGGACAGGCGCACGGCAAGAGCAAAGCGGGGGCGGGGCATGGTTCTTGTCTCCTGAAGGATGGACCGGGTCCTGGCCCGGGTTTTCTGATTTGCGTAAATCATATACGCATTGCGTAATGATTGAATGCGGGTTAACCTTGAACCGGCTCCCCGTCACGGTGTGGCATCGTCCGCTGTCGCCGTGAACCCCCGCATCAGTCGCATAGCTCCGTCCCGTCATGCCCCGATCCAGAAGTCCCGAACCCGTCATCGAGACCACCGCCACCCGCCCCCGCGAACGGCGCCAGCGCGTGCAGTCGGCCATCACCGGCATGGCCGTACTGAAGGGCCTGGCCCGCCTCGGCGGACGCGCCAGCCTGACCGCGCTGGCCGCGCACATCGACGAAAGCCCGGCCAAGGTGCACCGCTACCTGGTCAGCCTGGTGGAAGAAGACCTGGTGGCGCAGGAGCCGGGCACGCAGCAGTACCACCTTGGCTTCGAGGCCCTGCAGATCGGCATGGCCGCGATGCGCCAGGCCGATCCGATCCGGCTGGCCGAGGCATCGCTGGTGCGGCTGCGCGAGACCCTGGAGGTGACCTGCTTTGTCGCGGTGATGGGCAACAAGGGCCCGACCATCATGCGCTTCGAGGAGCCGGGCCTGCCGGTCACGGTGAACGTGCGCGCGGGCTCGGTGATGCCGCTGCTGTGGTCAGCCACCGGGCGCGTGTTCCTGGGCTTGCTCGATGAAAAGCAGGTGCAGGCGCAGGCCCGCGAAGAACTGGCGGCCGCCGGCCCGGCGCGGCTGGCGCAGCTCGATGCCCGCGATCCCATCGGCGCCTTGCGCCGCGCCGTGCAGGCCGATGACTGCGCCTGGGTGCGCGACACCAACCTGACCGGCATCAGCGCGGTGGCCGCGCCGGTGCGCGACTACACCGGGCGCGTGTGCGCGGTGTTGACCGCGCTGGGCGCCACCGGCGGCTTCGACCCCGCCATCGACGGGCCCATCGGCAGCGCCGTGCGGCACGAGGCGCGCGCGGTCAGCGCGGCGCTGGGGTTCAACCCCGCGGCGTGACCACTGCGGCCGACGCATCCGGGCGCAGCGCCGGGCAGGCGCTGGCCACTTCCGCGGTCACGCCACCGCGCGCAGCGCCGTCCCGCGCGGCATGGCCGCATCGGCGGCGGGCCGCAGCGACGGATAGCCCGCCGCAAACACCAGTCGCCCGCCCGACCACGTGTGCGTGACCAGCGGCTGGCCGGCCACCTCGGAGACGGCGATCACGTCGGCACGCAGTCCCGGCGCCAGGCGGCCGCGGTCGCCAAGCTGGCAGGCATCGGCGGGGTGGGCGGTGACCAGCGCCAGCGCCCGGTTCAGCGGCAGCCCGGCCTGGCGACCGGCGGCATACGCGGCGGCGATCAGGGTGGAGGGCTGGTAGTCCGAGCACAGGATGTTGCCGGCGCCCGCCCGGATCGCGTCGATGGCACGCATCGAGCCGCTCTGGCTCTTGCCCCGCAGCACGTTGGGCGCGCCCAGGATGGTTGGCAGCGCGCGCGCGCAGGCCGCCTGCGCCGTCTCCAGGTTGATCGGAAACTCGCTCATGCGCACCCCCAGCGCGTGCATCGCGGCGATGCGCTGGGGTGAATCGTCGTCATGGCTGGCGGTGGGAATGCCGAGCGCGTGCGCCGCGGCCACCAGCCGGTTGACGCGCTCGTGCGCGCCCTCCAGCGCGGCGGCCTTCTGGCGCGCGGCATCGGCGGCGGCGTCGCGGCTCATGCCGTGGTTGCCCATCATGTAGGCCAGGTAGGCGTCCAGGGTCTTGAACTGGCCCTGGCCGGGCGAGTGGTCCATCACCGAGAGCAGGTCGACCACGCCTGCGGCCATCAGCGCTTCCAGCACCGGCACGGCACCGGCGTCGGTGACCTCGTAGCGGCAGTGGATGCGGTTGTCGACCAGGCTGTGCTGGCGATAGGCGGCGATCGTGCGCACCACCGTGGCCGCGGTGTCGACGTTGCGCA from Cupriavidus taiwanensis includes the following:
- a CDS encoding IclR family transcriptional regulator, with the protein product MPRSRSPEPVIETTATRPRERRQRVQSAITGMAVLKGLARLGGRASLTALAAHIDESPAKVHRYLVSLVEEDLVAQEPGTQQYHLGFEALQIGMAAMRQADPIRLAEASLVRLRETLEVTCFVAVMGNKGPTIMRFEEPGLPVTVNVRAGSVMPLLWSATGRVFLGLLDEKQVQAQAREELAAAGPARLAQLDARDPIGALRRAVQADDCAWVRDTNLTGISAVAAPVRDYTGRVCAVLTALGATGGFDPAIDGPIGSAVRHEARAVSAALGFNPAA
- a CDS encoding alpha-D-ribose 1-methylphosphonate 5-triphosphate diphosphatase, whose amino-acid sequence is MPATYLTHATLVLPDRVLHDSALLIEDGRIAAIEPAPAAVPAHAAVVELHGHTVMPGLVDVHCDAIEKEVEPRASVLFPLDFAVAQVDRRNAAAGITTPYHALSFAGNQFGVRNVDTAATVVRTIAAYRQHSLVDNRIHCRYEVTDAGAVPVLEALMAAGVVDLLSVMDHSPGQGQFKTLDAYLAYMMGNHGMSRDAAADAARQKAAALEGAHERVNRLVAAAHALGIPTASHDDDSPQRIAAMHALGVRMSEFPINLETAQAACARALPTILGAPNVLRGKSQSGSMRAIDAIRAGAGNILCSDYQPSTLIAAAYAAGRQAGLPLNRALALVTAHPADACQLGDRGRLAPGLRADVIAVSEVAGQPLVTHTWSGGRLVFAAGYPSLRPAADAAMPRGTALRAVA